The following are encoded in a window of Caldicellulosiruptor danielii genomic DNA:
- a CDS encoding ATP-binding cassette domain-containing protein encodes MIELIELTKEFGKVRAVDRLSFTIRQGEIFGILGENGAGKTTTLRMLATMLKPTSGTATIDGLDITKEPEKVRRKIGILFGSESGLYSRLTARENIEYFATLHDMKKDEIKKRIDELVERFQMQEFIDKPAGKFSKGMKQKVCFVRSIIHNPDVMLFDEPTNSLDVTSAKEVHDFIRLCKQEGRTIIFSSHTMSEVEKLCDRVAIIHKGSLMAIGTIDEIKQRFSGASFEDIFIRLVGDN; translated from the coding sequence GTGATTGAGCTTATTGAACTTACCAAAGAGTTTGGCAAGGTCAGGGCGGTTGACAGGCTATCTTTTACTATAAGGCAAGGCGAAATCTTTGGCATCTTAGGCGAAAACGGTGCTGGCAAGACAACAACTCTCAGAATGCTTGCAACAATGTTAAAACCAACATCCGGTACTGCTACAATTGACGGGCTTGACATTACAAAAGAGCCCGAAAAGGTAAGGCGCAAGATTGGAATTCTTTTTGGAAGTGAAAGTGGACTATATAGCAGGCTCACCGCAAGAGAGAATATTGAATATTTTGCTACTTTGCACGACATGAAAAAAGATGAAATTAAAAAGCGGATTGATGAGCTTGTGGAAAGGTTTCAGATGCAAGAGTTTATTGACAAGCCTGCAGGTAAATTCTCAAAAGGTATGAAACAGAAGGTGTGCTTTGTGCGTTCTATCATCCACAACCCTGATGTAATGCTTTTTGATGAGCCAACAAACTCTTTGGATGTCACAAGTGCAAAAGAGGTGCATGACTTTATCAGGCTTTGCAAACAAGAAGGAAGGACTATCATCTTTTCAAGCCACACAATGAGTGAGGTGGAAAAGCTGTGCGACAGGGTTGCAATAATACACAAAGGAAGTCTTATGGCAATTGGCACAATTGATGAGATAAAGCAAAGATTTTCTGGTGCAAGCTTTGAAGATATATTTATCAGACTGGTAGGTGATAACTGA
- a CDS encoding ABC-2 transporter permease, protein MRYWKLYRQGVYTSILYFIFYTIFIQIFWVIFNPTTSTTMFLEKYFSSFFTAIYLVFTLLNVPINPNNFLNEISFCLLLPIKKRDIVITRYLKDFSLLLLFQLFILLEYAIIVQIKPSFNSADFFKYFLIYFFIGAAVIIALEPIYIAFRKIPHKTSTTKLMVLCFYLGVPFATAFPIFAVLNNSRLEHIIFSSLKTFLPILLGYISILTCISFVISYMLLLKSDI, encoded by the coding sequence ATGAGGTATTGGAAGCTTTATAGGCAGGGTGTATACACATCCATTTTGTATTTCATTTTTTACACCATTTTCATACAAATTTTTTGGGTTATATTTAATCCGACAACCTCTACTACTATGTTTTTAGAAAAATATTTTTCTTCATTTTTTACAGCTATCTATCTTGTTTTTACACTATTGAATGTTCCCATTAATCCAAATAACTTTTTAAATGAAATATCTTTTTGTCTTCTTTTGCCTATCAAAAAAAGAGACATTGTAATCACTCGATATTTAAAAGATTTTTCTTTGCTGCTTTTGTTTCAGCTATTCATTTTACTTGAATATGCAATTATAGTCCAAATAAAACCCTCTTTTAATTCAGCCGACTTTTTTAAATACTTTTTAATTTACTTTTTCATTGGAGCTGCTGTAATTATCGCACTTGAGCCAATTTACATTGCTTTCAGAAAAATACCTCATAAAACTTCAACTACAAAACTCATGGTGCTTTGTTTTTATTTAGGTGTGCCTTTTGCTACTGCTTTCCCAATCTTTGCTGTATTGAATAATTCCCGCCTTGAACATATAATTTTTAGCTCTTTAAAAACTTTCTTACCAATTTTGCTTGGATATATCTCTATTTTGACATGTATATCTTTTGTAATTTCGTATATGTTATTACTAAAAAGTGATATATGA
- a CDS encoding ABC transporter permease, giving the protein MRINMKHVWIVFKKELKDAFRDRKALLVGIILPMLFIPAIFIISSLAAKSAFEVKPQKTPIAVLGKENSKTLTQMIQKSEFQIVDSKNPKKDLQDGNIKAVLIIPKDFEKLILQEKQVQLQILTNDADMKSSSVGSMLSEIINNLSKEITKSRLIQKNLDPSIIEPIVIKKENVAPPQKQSATLLSFLLPMFLTLWVAVGGMNAAIDITAGEKERGTLEPLLTTAATRTSLVTGKYLAVSFMALLAGLSSLIGVIVSFAVLPAALGEGFKNSPFSGYSVSPITVFIMLIVVILTAIIFAAIEVAIAAYARSFKEGQTYLAPINFVVIIPPYLTMYKIPNELTDTYFVLPLVNAISVLKELIYDIVNLQHLGLFIISSLVYIIISIKFATRMFENEKVLFRS; this is encoded by the coding sequence ATGAGAATAAATATGAAGCATGTGTGGATTGTATTTAAAAAAGAATTAAAGGATGCTTTCAGGGACAGAAAGGCTTTGCTTGTTGGCATAATTCTGCCAATGCTGTTTATCCCTGCAATATTTATAATCTCTTCTTTGGCTGCAAAGTCTGCATTTGAAGTAAAACCACAAAAAACTCCCATTGCGGTACTTGGAAAGGAAAACTCAAAAACACTAACCCAAATGATACAAAAATCAGAGTTTCAGATAGTAGACTCTAAAAATCCAAAAAAGGATTTGCAAGATGGCAACATAAAAGCAGTGCTAATAATTCCAAAGGATTTTGAAAAGCTAATTCTTCAGGAAAAACAAGTTCAGCTGCAGATTTTGACAAATGACGCTGACATGAAATCGTCAAGTGTAGGAAGTATGCTAAGTGAGATTATTAATAATCTATCGAAAGAAATAACAAAATCAAGGCTCATTCAAAAAAATTTAGACCCATCAATTATCGAACCAATTGTGATAAAGAAAGAAAATGTCGCACCACCGCAAAAACAGTCTGCAACACTTTTGTCATTCCTGCTACCTATGTTCTTAACACTGTGGGTAGCTGTTGGTGGTATGAACGCTGCAATTGATATCACAGCCGGTGAAAAGGAAAGAGGAACCTTAGAGCCTCTTTTGACAACAGCTGCAACAAGGACATCGCTTGTTACAGGAAAGTATTTAGCAGTGAGCTTTATGGCGCTTTTGGCAGGTCTCTCTTCACTAATAGGTGTTATTGTTTCGTTTGCTGTTTTACCTGCTGCTTTAGGCGAAGGGTTTAAAAATAGTCCTTTTTCTGGATACTCAGTATCACCAATTACAGTTTTTATAATGCTCATAGTTGTAATCTTGACTGCAATTATCTTTGCAGCAATTGAAGTTGCCATAGCTGCATATGCGCGCTCATTTAAAGAAGGGCAAACTTATCTTGCACCTATAAACTTTGTAGTTATTATACCACCATACTTGACAATGTATAAAATACCAAACGAATTGACAGACACCTATTTTGTCCTTCCGCTTGTAAATGCTATATCTGTGTTAAAAGAACTCATTTACGATATTGTCAACCTACAGCATCTGGGACTTTTTATAATTTCGTCACTTGTCTATATTATAATCTCAATCAAATTTGCAACAAGAATGTTTGAAAATGAAAAGGTGCTGTTCAGAAGCTGA